Proteins from a genomic interval of Paenibacillus sp. FSL H8-0048:
- a CDS encoding SAM-dependent methyltransferase: MNDFTEVTPEQDTATQDKILSRYICTANHGFAPYAQEELRRLFGAVKSTLLLPGEIFLATLEAEPEEVTQRLAQNLPVFLRHIQPVDFQDTGDLPAIERLAVYLSRRTELEGEKVSLHVRKGPSSFWEQSPGELREWLQARLDSLGAEFTVQEPAWVISVYADGDALYAGVSRPEENLSSWNGGMIRFRKEDGQISRAKFKLMEAEKEFAIPFHSFKNAVDIGASPGGWTSFLLERGLKVTAVDPALMHESLRKHPGLKILRKNAGEVKFRENEFDLLVCDMSWSPKLMAKLVTELLHSLTPGGSAIVTVKLMHKKPMAVIKEIITMFEGQRMQVQRAKQLFHNRDEITLYMIKY; encoded by the coding sequence CTGCTACACAGGATAAGATCCTCTCAAGATATATCTGCACGGCCAACCATGGCTTCGCCCCCTATGCGCAGGAGGAGCTTAGACGCCTGTTCGGAGCGGTGAAAAGCACCCTGCTGCTGCCGGGAGAAATCTTCCTGGCCACGCTTGAAGCGGAGCCGGAGGAGGTAACACAGCGGCTGGCACAGAATCTGCCGGTCTTCCTGCGTCACATCCAGCCCGTTGATTTCCAGGACACTGGCGATCTGCCGGCTATTGAACGGCTGGCAGTATACTTAAGCCGTCGTACGGAGCTGGAAGGCGAGAAGGTGTCGCTGCATGTCCGTAAAGGCCCGTCCTCCTTCTGGGAGCAGAGTCCGGGCGAGCTGCGTGAGTGGCTGCAAGCCAGGCTTGACAGTCTAGGCGCCGAGTTCACGGTGCAGGAGCCCGCCTGGGTGATCTCCGTCTATGCGGACGGTGATGCGCTGTACGCCGGGGTATCCCGGCCGGAGGAGAACCTGTCCAGCTGGAATGGCGGCATGATCCGCTTCCGCAAGGAGGACGGACAGATCTCGCGGGCCAAATTCAAGCTGATGGAGGCGGAGAAGGAATTCGCCATTCCGTTTCACAGCTTCAAGAATGCGGTCGATATCGGCGCTTCTCCGGGCGGCTGGACCTCGTTCCTGCTGGAGCGTGGCCTCAAGGTTACCGCTGTTGATCCTGCACTTATGCACGAATCCTTACGCAAGCATCCGGGATTGAAGATTCTGCGCAAAAATGCCGGTGAGGTCAAATTCCGTGAGAATGAATTCGATCTGCTGGTCTGCGATATGAGCTGGAGTCCCAAGCTGATGGCTAAGCTGGTCACAGAGCTGCTGCACAGCCTGACACCGGGTGGCAGTGCAATTGTTACGGTGAAGCTGATGCACAAGAAGCCAATGGCGGTGATCAAGGAGATCATCACCATGTTTGAAGGCCAGCGGATGCAGGTCCAGCGCGCGAAGCAGCTGTTCCACAACCGGGACGAGATTACACTTTATATGATTAAGTATTAA
- a CDS encoding serine/threonine protein kinase, with the protein MEFTGKLSPGQMLGGRYYVKGLIGTGGMSRVYLAEDIRLPGMLRAIKESVIREGSYGAGAIQAEAELLISLRHPLLPLIADFFPPDADGYTYLVMDYIAGITLHQYMAEQPAAMTGKRILSYAEQLLEVLHYLHSHEPPIIYRDLKPSNIMLTGEHELKVIDFGIARRLRSGSGEDTEKLGTAGFAAPEQYGGGQSSPVSDLYGLGALLLYMASGGEFSAWQPGMERKLQGRLPGRMIPVIRRLLRHHPEERYGSAEEVRAALRQLDIGGVGQAGHEWTNIRKTADAKQSLHLSAVMVAILGVSPGIGTTHTSLAVSRCLSPAGRTAWVDCNPGSQVFNRMKEMAGSPEISGVQRTQEQPFTWMGVDYWKLPLLEGLPQVTDRAYAYIVLDLGTGGGEGALEVFTRSSIPLLIASGADWRLEDILHWLRRRGLSPRPEWRIGLPLAGEHTVELLASLLEPASVCSLPLQQDPFQSKGRLVQAVRGLLGPLKGARFPAKNRRLFQKNR; encoded by the coding sequence ATGGAATTCACAGGAAAGCTAAGTCCCGGACAGATGCTGGGAGGGCGCTATTATGTAAAAGGGCTGATCGGAACAGGCGGAATGAGCCGGGTATATCTGGCGGAGGATATACGTCTGCCGGGTATGCTGCGGGCCATTAAAGAGAGTGTCATCCGGGAGGGGAGTTATGGTGCAGGCGCAATTCAGGCAGAAGCAGAGCTGTTAATCTCGCTTCGTCATCCGCTGCTGCCGCTGATTGCGGACTTCTTCCCGCCGGACGCTGACGGCTACACCTACTTGGTGATGGATTATATTGCGGGTATCACCCTGCATCAGTATATGGCAGAGCAGCCTGCTGCAATGACGGGGAAGCGAATCCTAAGCTATGCGGAGCAGCTGCTGGAGGTGCTGCATTATTTGCACAGCCATGAGCCGCCAATTATCTACCGGGATCTCAAGCCTTCGAATATCATGCTGACTGGGGAGCATGAGCTGAAGGTCATTGACTTCGGGATTGCACGCAGGCTGAGAAGCGGCTCCGGTGAGGACACCGAGAAGCTGGGGACAGCCGGCTTCGCAGCCCCGGAGCAATATGGCGGCGGGCAAAGCAGCCCGGTGTCGGACTTGTACGGGCTTGGCGCGCTGCTGCTGTATATGGCCTCCGGCGGTGAATTCAGCGCCTGGCAGCCAGGGATGGAGCGGAAGCTGCAGGGGCGTCTCCCGGGCCGGATGATTCCGGTCATCAGACGTCTGCTGCGGCATCACCCGGAGGAACGGTATGGCAGTGCTGAGGAGGTAAGGGCAGCCCTCCGGCAGCTGGATATTGGCGGCGTGGGGCAAGCTGGACATGAGTGGACGAATATACGCAAGACTGCGGATGCCAAGCAATCGTTGCATCTATCTGCTGTGATGGTGGCCATATTAGGGGTGTCACCCGGGATTGGGACCACACATACCTCGCTTGCTGTCAGCCGCTGCCTGTCACCCGCAGGACGGACGGCCTGGGTGGATTGTAATCCCGGTTCTCAAGTATTTAACCGTATGAAGGAAATGGCGGGGAGCCCTGAAATAAGCGGTGTTCAGCGGACTCAGGAGCAGCCGTTCACCTGGATGGGGGTGGACTACTGGAAGCTTCCCCTTTTGGAGGGACTTCCGCAGGTGACGGATCGGGCCTATGCTTATATTGTCCTGGATCTTGGAACCGGCGGCGGTGAGGGAGCACTGGAGGTGTTTACCCGCAGCAGCATCCCGTTATTGATTGCCTCCGGTGCGGATTGGCGGCTGGAGGATATCCTTCACTGGCTGCGCCGCAGAGGTCTGAGTCCCCGGCCGGAATGGCGGATTGGTCTGCCGCTGGCCGGGGAACATACTGTGGAGCTGCTGGCTTCGCTCCTTGAACCTGCCAGTGTATGCAGTCTGCCGCTTCAACAGGACCCTTTTCAGAGTAAAGGGAGGCTGGTTCAGGCCGTTAGGGGGCTGCTTGGACCGCTAAAGGGTGCCCGTTTTCCTGCAAAGAATAGGAGGTTGTTTCAGAAAAATAGATGA
- the abc-f gene encoding ribosomal protection-like ABC-F family protein translates to MSLLSVEDVSHNFGDRVLFKDVSFRLLDGEHVGIVGANGVGKSTLMNILTGKLLKDNGKVEWTPRVRYGYLDQHTLLTAGKTVRDVLKDAFLPLLELEHEMMAITDRMGEAAPEELDLLLEQMGDIQEQLDIGDFYLIDVKVEEMANGLGLTAIGLDRDVTSLSGGQRTKVLLAKLLLEKPNVLLLDEPTNYLDVEHIDWLTNYLKQYPYAFMLISHDTEFMNKVVNVIYHLEFSKLTRYSANYEKFLEMAGMNKAQHIDAYEKQQDYIKKQEDFIQRNKARASTSGRAKSREKQLGRMERIDKPEEAMKPVFQFKESRASGKTVFEGVDFEIGYDRPLLPSKLNMMIERGEKIAIVGYNGVGKSTLLKTILGVIPTYSGKTYLGDYLSSAYFQQELKAENITPIEDVWNEFSGLTQNEVRGHLARCGLKNEHITRPMNMLSGGEQAKVRLCKLMMRESNWILFDEPTNHLDIVAKAELKRALMEYKGTILLVSHEPEFYEDWVTKVWNVEQWSAQTV, encoded by the coding sequence ATGAGTTTACTTAGTGTGGAAGACGTTTCCCATAATTTCGGGGACCGGGTGTTGTTCAAGGATGTGTCCTTCCGTCTGCTGGATGGAGAGCACGTGGGGATCGTGGGTGCGAACGGCGTGGGTAAATCGACGCTGATGAATATTTTAACCGGCAAATTATTGAAGGACAACGGCAAGGTGGAGTGGACGCCGCGGGTCCGTTACGGATATCTGGATCAGCATACGCTGCTTACTGCCGGTAAAACCGTGCGTGATGTGCTTAAGGATGCCTTCCTGCCGCTGCTGGAGCTGGAGCATGAGATGATGGCGATTACCGATCGAATGGGTGAGGCGGCTCCCGAGGAGCTGGACCTGCTGCTTGAGCAGATGGGCGACATTCAGGAGCAGCTTGATATCGGCGACTTTTACCTCATTGATGTGAAGGTTGAAGAGATGGCGAACGGACTGGGCCTGACCGCAATCGGTCTGGACCGGGATGTCACTTCCCTGAGCGGGGGACAGCGGACCAAGGTTCTGCTGGCGAAGCTGCTGCTGGAGAAACCGAATGTACTGCTGCTCGATGAGCCTACCAACTATCTCGATGTGGAGCATATTGACTGGCTGACGAACTATCTGAAGCAATATCCGTATGCGTTCATGCTGATCTCCCATGACACGGAATTCATGAATAAGGTGGTCAATGTAATCTATCATCTGGAGTTCTCGAAGCTGACCCGCTATTCGGCCAATTACGAGAAGTTCCTGGAGATGGCGGGGATGAACAAGGCCCAGCATATTGATGCGTACGAGAAGCAGCAGGATTACATCAAAAAGCAGGAGGATTTCATCCAGCGCAATAAAGCGCGTGCCTCCACCTCAGGACGGGCCAAGAGCCGCGAGAAGCAGCTGGGACGGATGGAGCGGATTGACAAGCCGGAAGAAGCGATGAAACCTGTGTTCCAGTTCAAGGAGAGCCGGGCCAGCGGAAAGACGGTGTTCGAGGGCGTTGATTTCGAGATCGGGTATGACCGTCCGCTGCTGCCAAGCAAGCTGAATATGATGATTGAACGCGGAGAGAAGATTGCGATTGTCGGCTACAACGGGGTCGGTAAATCGACGCTGCTCAAAACGATTTTAGGCGTGATTCCTACTTACAGCGGAAAAACCTACCTGGGAGATTACCTGAGTTCAGCCTATTTCCAGCAGGAGCTGAAGGCAGAGAATATCACACCTATTGAAGACGTGTGGAATGAATTCTCCGGTCTGACCCAGAATGAAGTGCGCGGACATCTGGCCCGCTGCGGTCTCAAAAACGAGCATATCACCCGTCCGATGAACATGCTGAGCGGCGGCGAGCAGGCGAAGGTACGCCTGTGCAAGCTGATGATGCGTGAGAGCAACTGGATTCTGTTCGATGAGCCTACGAATCACCTTGATATTGTGGCCAAGGCTGAGCTTAAGCGGGCGCTTATGGAATACAAGGGTACAATTCTGCTGGTATCCCATGAACCGGAATTTTACGAGGATTGGGTAACGAAGGTCTGGAATGTGGAGCAGTGGTCCGCACAGACCGTATAG
- a CDS encoding ThiF family adenylyltransferase, with product MGPDQNTPVPASAAGRDGRYSRQVRFAPFGAAGQQGLARSCVLVVGMGALGTGIAETLARCGVGRLILVDRDYVEWSNLQRQQLYSEEDARVRTPKAAAARTRLLAVNSEIVIEAHVLDVRAEELESLLPGVDLIMDGTDNFDTRLIINDLAQKHGIPWIYGACVGSYGITYTILPGETPCLNCLLGTIPLGGDTCDTAGILPQAVQMVTTNGTAEALKLLGGFKDKLRGKLLTFDIWRNEQQEIGVRTAKKSDCPSCGESRSYPYLSASGTERSDVLCGRDTVQIRPAHRRSLDLEETAARLSRLNSGKVESNPYLVSFTEEPYRMVVFADGRALIHGTSDIAAARSYYHRYFG from the coding sequence ATGGGTCCTGATCAAAACACGCCGGTTCCGGCTTCAGCAGCCGGCAGGGATGGCAGATATTCAAGACAGGTCCGCTTCGCGCCGTTCGGCGCAGCAGGACAGCAGGGACTGGCGCGTTCCTGTGTGCTGGTCGTTGGCATGGGGGCGCTGGGGACAGGGATCGCCGAGACCTTGGCTCGCTGCGGGGTAGGACGTCTTATTCTCGTTGACCGCGATTATGTGGAATGGAGCAATCTGCAACGCCAGCAGTTGTATTCGGAAGAAGATGCGCGTGTGCGGACGCCCAAGGCTGCAGCAGCGCGTACCCGGCTGCTGGCGGTCAATTCGGAGATTGTGATCGAGGCCCACGTGCTTGATGTGCGTGCTGAGGAGCTGGAGAGCCTGCTTCCCGGCGTGGATCTGATTATGGACGGGACCGATAACTTCGATACCCGGCTGATCATCAACGATCTGGCCCAAAAGCACGGCATTCCCTGGATCTACGGGGCCTGTGTCGGAAGCTACGGGATTACGTATACGATTCTGCCGGGTGAAACCCCTTGTCTGAATTGTCTGCTGGGCACAATCCCGCTCGGCGGGGATACCTGCGACACAGCAGGCATTCTTCCGCAAGCGGTGCAGATGGTTACTACGAATGGAACTGCTGAAGCACTGAAGCTGCTTGGCGGATTCAAGGATAAGCTGCGCGGCAAGCTGCTGACCTTCGATATCTGGCGTAATGAGCAGCAGGAGATTGGAGTCCGGACGGCGAAGAAGTCTGACTGTCCCTCATGCGGTGAATCACGGAGCTATCCGTATCTGTCTGCCTCGGGCACAGAGCGCAGCGATGTGCTGTGCGGCAGAGATACAGTGCAGATCCGTCCGGCACACCGCAGAAGTCTGGATCTGGAGGAGACGGCTGCCCGCTTGTCCAGACTGAATAGCGGCAAGGTGGAGAGCAACCCGTATCTGGTTTCTTTTACAGAGGAGCCGTACCGGATGGTTGTGTTCGCAGACGGGAGAGCCTTAATACATGGAACCAGTGATATCGCTGCCGCCCGCAGCTATTATCACCGGTATTTCGGATAA
- a CDS encoding Dabb family protein, translated as MNKGAIRHMAVFTLKSAPDSEETTAFLRDGSEILSAIPVVRNFEVLRQVSAKCEHQYAFSMEFADQAAYDAYNHHPAHQAFVAERWDTQVAAFQEIDFVQL; from the coding sequence ATGAACAAGGGAGCCATCCGTCACATGGCGGTATTTACACTGAAATCCGCCCCCGATTCAGAGGAGACTACAGCTTTCTTGCGGGATGGATCTGAGATTCTTAGCGCGATTCCGGTGGTCAGGAATTTCGAGGTGCTGCGTCAGGTCAGTGCCAAATGTGAGCACCAGTACGCCTTCTCGATGGAGTTCGCCGATCAGGCGGCCTATGATGCCTATAATCATCATCCGGCGCATCAGGCTTTTGTCGCAGAGCGCTGGGACACCCAGGTGGCTGCGTTCCAGGAGATCGATTTCGTACAATTATAA
- a CDS encoding winged helix-turn-helix transcriptional regulator, with amino-acid sequence MNEKIAWYIPGPHRDSHEADADKEEKAAGHTGLEEAIRSLGMTAAISEDLDSLRLLLSGGEPVLLLAELDEPGDWAGWEAVLEVRKEGMILPVMVLSEGTPEERGEAAVSVFDAGGNEYMEKPVHTGEFKRRLLNLLKLTGRRREAATLLKVDGLILDPGRRQVSRDGAELKMTPKEFDLLYYLAENLNEVCPRAEILQQVWGYHFHADTNVVDVYIRHLRLKVDKGRRNKLIHTVRGTGYVLRTPESGATS; translated from the coding sequence GTGAATGAAAAGATCGCATGGTACATACCCGGTCCGCACCGGGACAGCCATGAAGCAGATGCAGACAAAGAGGAGAAGGCTGCCGGCCATACCGGGCTTGAGGAGGCCATCCGGAGCCTTGGGATGACAGCAGCAATAAGCGAAGACCTGGATAGTCTTCGCTTATTGCTGTCAGGCGGTGAGCCTGTGCTTCTGCTCGCGGAGCTGGATGAACCCGGAGACTGGGCGGGCTGGGAAGCGGTCTTGGAGGTGCGGAAGGAGGGGATGATTCTGCCGGTAATGGTCCTATCCGAAGGAACACCTGAAGAGAGAGGGGAAGCGGCTGTCTCCGTATTCGATGCCGGAGGCAACGAATATATGGAGAAGCCTGTACATACCGGTGAGTTCAAGCGCAGATTATTGAATTTACTTAAGCTGACGGGCCGTCGTAGAGAGGCGGCCACGCTGCTTAAAGTGGACGGATTGATTCTTGATCCCGGACGCCGGCAGGTCAGCCGGGATGGAGCCGAGCTGAAGATGACCCCCAAGGAATTCGATCTGCTGTATTATCTGGCAGAGAATCTGAATGAAGTCTGTCCCCGGGCTGAGATCTTGCAGCAGGTGTGGGGGTATCATTTTCATGCGGACACCAATGTGGTCGATGTGTACATCCGGCATCTGCGGCTCAAGGTGGATAAAGGCCGCCGGAATAAACTGATTCATACGGTGCGTGGAACCGGATATGTACTGCGGACACCGGAGAGCGGGGCCACAAGCTGA
- a CDS encoding C40 family peptidase: protein MNKQKWFKQAMTIGLCTTIGFSALLATGAGTAPAAASAVSADSVSADSVSASSTGSKVVSFGKKYLGTRYQFGASTSTTRYFDCSSFTQYIFKKYGVDLPRTSVAQSKVGTSVSKANLRVGDLVFFSSGSRANGKNVTHVAVYAGNGKILHTYGSPGVTISDLNSGNWKKTYLKSRRVL from the coding sequence ATGAATAAGCAAAAATGGTTCAAGCAAGCAATGACAATCGGTCTGTGCACAACAATCGGGTTCAGCGCCTTACTGGCAACCGGAGCAGGAACAGCCCCTGCCGCCGCATCAGCTGTATCTGCCGATTCTGTAAGTGCCGATTCCGTATCCGCATCTTCCACCGGCTCCAAAGTGGTCAGCTTCGGCAAAAAGTATCTGGGTACGCGTTACCAGTTCGGTGCCTCTACTTCAACTACACGTTATTTTGACTGTTCCTCCTTTACTCAATACATTTTCAAAAAATATGGTGTAGATCTGCCCCGTACGTCCGTAGCCCAATCTAAAGTGGGTACATCGGTCAGCAAAGCCAATCTGCGTGTCGGCGATCTCGTGTTCTTCTCCAGCGGAAGCCGGGCCAACGGCAAGAACGTCACCCATGTGGCTGTATATGCCGGCAACGGCAAGATTCTTCACACTTACGGCTCACCCGGCGTGACCATTTCAGATCTGAATTCGGGGAACTGGAAAAAAACCTACCTGAAATCACGCCGCGTACTGTAA
- a CDS encoding thiamine diphosphokinase, with product MPSGRIVIVAGGKLTAECLRLLDEEDYIIGADRGALFLIDHGFTPQLAVGDFDSVSPEALERIQAGSKETISCDPVNKDLTDSEMALDLALNLQPQSILMIGVTGTRMDHTLASIQMMTRALQRQVACSIMDANNYITLTGSQAVVEERGYTYVSLLPLTPEVTGITLQGFQYPLENATLKLGQSLAVSNVLQEHKGTVHIESGLLLIIQSKD from the coding sequence TTGCCATCCGGGCGTATTGTTATTGTTGCAGGCGGTAAACTGACAGCGGAATGCCTGCGCTTATTAGATGAAGAGGATTATATTATCGGCGCTGACCGGGGAGCGCTGTTCCTGATTGACCATGGCTTCACCCCCCAGCTTGCCGTCGGTGATTTCGACTCTGTCTCTCCTGAGGCACTGGAGCGGATTCAGGCGGGAAGCAAGGAGACTATCAGCTGTGATCCGGTCAACAAAGACCTTACCGACAGTGAAATGGCCCTGGATCTTGCCCTGAACCTCCAGCCGCAGTCTATTCTGATGATCGGGGTAACGGGAACACGCATGGACCATACGCTGGCCAGTATTCAGATGATGACAAGAGCACTGCAGCGGCAGGTAGCCTGCTCCATTATGGATGCGAACAACTACATTACGCTTACCGGCTCCCAGGCGGTTGTAGAGGAACGGGGATATACCTATGTCTCCTTGCTGCCTCTGACTCCCGAGGTAACGGGCATCACCCTTCAGGGCTTCCAATATCCTCTGGAGAACGCCACCCTCAAGCTTGGCCAATCCCTGGCCGTGAGCAATGTGCTGCAGGAGCACAAGGGAACCGTTCATATCGAGAGCGGACTGCTGCTGATTATTCAGAGCAAGGACTGA
- a CDS encoding low molecular weight protein-tyrosine-phosphatase — MVNVLFVCLGNICRSPMAEAVLRSKIEQRQLADQITVDSAGTGDWHIGKAPHEGTRRILDLHGISYENMRARRVASEDFGRFEYIICMDKSNGENVRKIPGGEQSKLLFFMDLLPDEELREVPDPYFTGNFEQVYDLINAGCDVLLERIIGEKL; from the coding sequence ATCGTTAACGTGTTGTTTGTATGTCTGGGGAATATTTGCCGTTCGCCGATGGCGGAGGCTGTGCTGCGCAGTAAGATTGAACAGCGTCAGCTTGCGGATCAGATCACAGTGGATTCTGCAGGAACGGGAGACTGGCATATCGGGAAAGCGCCGCATGAAGGGACAAGGCGTATCCTTGATCTGCATGGCATCAGCTATGAGAATATGAGAGCAAGACGGGTTGCCAGTGAGGATTTCGGGAGATTCGAATATATTATCTGCATGGACAAGTCCAACGGGGAGAATGTTCGCAAAATTCCCGGCGGTGAGCAGTCCAAGCTGTTGTTCTTCATGGATCTGCTGCCGGATGAGGAGCTGCGTGAGGTGCCTGACCCATATTTTACAGGCAATTTCGAGCAGGTCTATGACTTAATCAACGCCGGTTGTGATGTGCTGCTGGAACGGATTATTGGGGAGAAGCTTTAA
- a CDS encoding alpha/beta hydrolase: MSEPVFLKRTIVKQTLWSEHLQEERKLRIYLPPGYNEVLSYPVIYCQDGEEFFNFGRIATLAGQLILEQDVEPFIIVGVEVNVAVRTAEYAPFGSRFKQYLACFAEEIIPYIEHNYPVRRTPGERIVAGDSLGGSVSLHLALAYPGLFSRVLSLSGAYYPETRELLSQEEDLSWLQINMVVGLQERDYKTDTGVYDFVEMNRETKAMLEAKGATVSYREKDGQHLWGFWQKELPESLLYFFRS; the protein is encoded by the coding sequence ATGAGCGAACCTGTTTTTCTGAAACGTACAATTGTAAAACAAACACTGTGGAGCGAACACCTGCAGGAAGAGCGCAAGCTGCGTATCTATCTTCCCCCAGGATATAATGAAGTACTCAGCTATCCCGTCATCTACTGTCAGGACGGTGAAGAATTCTTCAACTTCGGCCGGATTGCCACCTTAGCCGGGCAACTGATTCTGGAGCAGGATGTTGAACCCTTCATTATAGTGGGCGTCGAAGTGAACGTGGCCGTCCGCACCGCTGAATACGCTCCGTTCGGCAGCCGCTTCAAGCAGTACCTCGCATGCTTCGCCGAAGAGATTATTCCCTACATTGAACATAATTATCCTGTCCGTCGTACACCCGGGGAACGGATCGTAGCCGGTGATTCTCTGGGCGGCAGTGTCTCCCTCCACCTCGCACTGGCGTATCCGGGATTATTCAGCCGAGTGCTTAGCCTCTCCGGCGCTTATTATCCCGAGACCCGCGAGCTGCTCTCACAAGAGGAGGATCTCTCCTGGCTTCAGATCAATATGGTTGTAGGGCTTCAAGAGCGGGACTACAAGACCGATACCGGCGTCTATGATTTCGTAGAGATGAACCGTGAGACCAAGGCCATGCTTGAAGCCAAAGGAGCCACGGTATCCTACCGCGAGAAGGACGGCCAGCATCTTTGGGGTTTTTGGCAAAAAGAGCTCCCGGAATCATTACTCTATTTCTTCCGCTCCTGA
- the pdhA gene encoding pyruvate dehydrogenase (acetyl-transferring) E1 component subunit alpha, with product MTRVPYEVYTEDVEALTVLSPDGEIINKEMMPDLTDDQLKEIMYRMVFTRTWDDRAVNLGRQGRLGFYAPVSGQEATMIGSEYALQKEDFVCPGYRDIPQLVWHGLPLYQAFLYSRGHQHGGQIPDGVNVLMPQIIIGAQILHATGIAMGFKLKKQQNVAITYTGDGGSSEGDFYEGLNYAGVYKLPVIFFVQNNGYAITTPFSKQTAAKSIAHKAVAAGIPGIKIDGMDVFAVISAVQQAAERARKGEGATLIEAVTYRFRPHSLSDDASKYRTKEEEGQWNEKDPIARLAKYLEKKGLWTEEDTLRVREEAKATVNEQIKKAEQTEKMTIPGLIDSMFEVTPKHLEEQKADFE from the coding sequence ATGACTAGAGTTCCTTATGAAGTGTATACAGAGGACGTTGAAGCCCTTACGGTTCTTTCCCCGGATGGAGAAATTATCAATAAGGAAATGATGCCTGACCTTACCGATGATCAATTGAAAGAAATTATGTACCGTATGGTATTTACCCGTACCTGGGATGACCGTGCTGTTAACCTGGGCCGCCAAGGCCGTCTCGGCTTCTATGCGCCGGTATCCGGACAGGAAGCTACAATGATTGGCAGCGAGTATGCTTTGCAGAAGGAAGACTTCGTCTGCCCGGGCTACCGCGATATTCCACAGCTCGTATGGCATGGCCTTCCATTATATCAGGCGTTCCTGTATTCCCGCGGACATCAGCATGGCGGACAGATTCCTGATGGCGTGAATGTACTGATGCCGCAGATCATTATCGGAGCACAGATCCTTCATGCTACCGGTATTGCAATGGGCTTCAAATTGAAGAAACAGCAGAACGTTGCAATCACATACACAGGTGACGGAGGTTCGTCAGAAGGCGACTTCTATGAAGGCCTTAACTATGCAGGAGTATATAAGCTGCCGGTGATCTTCTTCGTTCAGAACAACGGCTATGCTATCACCACTCCGTTCTCGAAGCAGACAGCAGCGAAATCCATCGCCCACAAGGCGGTTGCCGCAGGGATTCCCGGAATCAAGATTGACGGCATGGACGTATTTGCAGTAATCTCTGCTGTACAGCAGGCTGCTGAACGCGCCCGCAAAGGCGAAGGCGCCACACTGATCGAAGCGGTAACCTATCGTTTCCGTCCGCATTCCCTGTCCGATGATGCCAGTAAGTACCGTACAAAGGAAGAAGAAGGACAATGGAATGAGAAAGATCCGATTGCCCGTCTTGCCAAGTACCTGGAGAAGAAGGGCCTCTGGACTGAAGAGGACACTCTGCGCGTAAGAGAAGAAGCGAAAGCAACTGTGAACGAGCAGATTAAGAAAGCAGAACAGACCGAAAAAATGACCATTCCCGGCTTGATCGACAGCATGTTCGAGGTAACTCCGAAACATCTTGAAGAACAAAAAGCCGATTTTGAATAA